One window from the genome of Spirosoma rhododendri encodes:
- the tkt gene encoding transketolase, translating to MTPDQSSIDQLSVNTIRLLSVDAVEKANSGHPGLPLGAAPMAYVLWSRFLRFNPQDPHWPDRDRFILSAGHGSALLYSMLHLYGYDLSLDDLKAFRQLHSKTPGHPESNLTPGIEVTTGPLGQGFANAVGMAMTERFLAANYNKEGHEIVDHFTYSLVSDGDLMEGMTSEAASLAGHLQLGKLILLYDDNHISLDGPTSLAFTEDRMKRFDAYGWHTQHVENGNDLDAIEQAIKAAQADTERPSIISVRTIIGFGSPQEGTSKVHGSPLGEENTRKAKEFFGFDPDKTFFVPDEVKEHLLEPGKRGADLQADWNKRFDAYKGEFADKATLFELSFAGKLPDGWDTNLPKFGADEKPMATRQASGKALDALKETVPYLFGGSADLASSNEMPKNGKASFQPGHYENTNVWFGVREHAMGAALNGMSQHGGVHPYGGTFLNFSDYMRGAIRLTALAESRVTFVFTHDSIAVGEDGPTHEPIEQIVSLRTIPNIVVIRPADANETVWAWRVAMTTPKSPVVLILSRQKLPVLDQAKYGSAQGVEKGAYVLSEASSGTPELILIGTGSEVSLIMKAQEELEKQGVPTRVVSMPSWELFEKQDQTYHHEVLPPTVRKRLAVEAGSPIGWHKYVTDEGTTISMNRFGLSGPGEDVMAYFGFTVENVVKTAKSVLAGNPEGIEKKEVLS from the coding sequence ATGACTCCCGATCAATCATCCATCGACCAGCTTAGCGTCAATACTATCCGGCTCTTGTCGGTTGATGCCGTTGAAAAAGCCAATTCGGGCCACCCCGGTCTGCCCCTCGGTGCTGCGCCGATGGCCTACGTACTCTGGTCGCGCTTCTTGCGCTTCAACCCGCAGGACCCGCATTGGCCCGACCGCGACCGTTTTATTTTGTCGGCGGGTCACGGCTCAGCGCTGCTCTACAGTATGCTGCATCTGTACGGCTATGATCTGTCGCTCGACGATCTGAAAGCGTTTCGGCAGTTGCACTCTAAAACGCCGGGCCACCCCGAATCGAACCTGACACCGGGTATTGAAGTAACGACCGGACCACTGGGACAGGGCTTCGCCAACGCGGTCGGTATGGCGATGACCGAGCGGTTTCTGGCCGCCAATTACAACAAGGAGGGCCACGAGATTGTCGATCACTTCACGTATTCGCTTGTCAGCGACGGTGATCTGATGGAGGGAATGACGAGCGAGGCCGCTTCGCTGGCAGGCCACCTGCAACTGGGTAAGCTGATTCTGCTGTACGATGATAACCATATCTCGCTCGACGGTCCGACAAGTCTGGCATTTACCGAAGACCGGATGAAGCGGTTCGACGCCTATGGCTGGCACACGCAGCACGTCGAAAACGGCAACGACCTCGACGCTATCGAACAGGCGATCAAAGCCGCTCAGGCTGATACCGAACGGCCGTCGATTATTTCGGTGCGGACCATTATTGGCTTCGGTAGTCCGCAGGAAGGTACGAGCAAGGTACACGGTAGCCCGCTGGGCGAAGAGAATACGCGCAAAGCCAAAGAGTTTTTCGGTTTCGACCCCGACAAGACGTTCTTCGTCCCCGATGAGGTAAAGGAACACCTGCTCGAACCCGGCAAGCGCGGAGCCGATCTGCAAGCTGACTGGAACAAACGGTTCGACGCGTACAAGGGTGAATTTGCTGACAAGGCAACCCTGTTCGAGCTGTCGTTTGCCGGTAAGCTACCCGACGGCTGGGATACCAACCTGCCCAAATTCGGGGCCGACGAAAAGCCGATGGCTACCCGGCAGGCATCGGGCAAAGCATTGGATGCGCTGAAGGAAACGGTACCGTATCTGTTCGGTGGATCGGCGGATTTGGCATCGTCAAACGAAATGCCCAAGAATGGCAAAGCCAGTTTCCAGCCCGGTCATTACGAGAACACCAACGTCTGGTTTGGCGTACGCGAACACGCCATGGGCGCGGCTCTGAATGGTATGTCGCAGCACGGCGGGGTACACCCATACGGCGGCACGTTCCTTAACTTCTCCGATTACATGCGGGGGGCTATCCGCCTGACGGCGCTGGCTGAATCGCGGGTGACGTTTGTCTTTACCCATGACAGCATAGCCGTAGGCGAAGACGGTCCAACGCACGAACCAATTGAGCAGATCGTGTCACTGCGCACGATTCCCAATATCGTCGTGATTCGCCCAGCCGACGCCAACGAAACCGTCTGGGCGTGGCGCGTAGCCATGACCACGCCAAAGTCGCCGGTCGTGCTTATTCTGTCGCGGCAGAAACTACCTGTACTGGATCAGGCGAAATACGGTTCGGCGCAGGGTGTTGAAAAAGGTGCTTATGTTCTGAGTGAAGCCAGCAGCGGCACCCCCGAACTGATTCTGATCGGTACAGGCTCGGAAGTTTCGCTGATTATGAAGGCACAGGAAGAACTGGAAAAGCAGGGCGTTCCGACGCGGGTAGTGAGTATGCCGTCGTGGGAATTGTTTGAAAAGCAGGATCAGACCTACCACCACGAGGTGCTGCCGCCCACCGTCCGGAAACGGCTGGCCGTCGAAGCGGGGTCGCCTATCGGCTGGCACAAATACGTCACCGACGAAGGCACGACCATCAGCATGAACCGCTTTGGCCTGTCGGGGCCGGGCGAGGACGTGATGGCTTACTTCGGCTTCACCGTCGAGAACGTCGTTAAAACGGCGAAATCGGTGCTGGCAGGCAACCCGGAAGGCATCGAGAAAAAAGAAGTACTTTCTTAA
- a CDS encoding DmpA family aminopeptidase has protein sequence MLYSLRHYLLAGLFCCSVATGLAQSKERPRDYGIRFGVLPTGPLNAITDVPGVRVGQVTIREGERVRTGVTAILPHAGNLFQQKSPAAIYIGNGFGKLAGYSQVEELGTLETPIVLTNTLSVPTAADALIDYTLSQPGNEQVRSVNPVVGETNDGFLNDIRGRHVTRQHVLTAIRDARTGAVAEGNVGAGTGTVCFGFKGGIGTASRKLPTSLGSYTVGALVQTNFGGVLQIAGMPAGVELGKYSFKENLDGSCMMVVLTDAPLDARNLKRLAKRAFMGLAKTGGIASNGSGDYVIAVSTAYQIPHDSKTPTDTLTLLRNDNTSALFMAAIEATEEAIINSLFAAKTMTGDQGHRIEELPVQRVVDYLKKAGQAR, from the coding sequence ATGCTCTACTCTCTCCGTCACTATCTGTTGGCTGGCCTGTTCTGCTGCTCCGTCGCGACGGGGCTGGCTCAATCGAAAGAGCGACCGCGCGACTACGGTATCCGGTTTGGGGTGCTGCCAACCGGCCCGCTCAACGCCATTACCGACGTGCCGGGCGTACGGGTCGGGCAGGTGACGATTCGGGAAGGGGAGCGTGTTCGGACCGGTGTCACGGCCATTCTGCCGCACGCGGGGAATCTGTTTCAGCAGAAAAGCCCGGCGGCTATCTACATCGGCAACGGGTTTGGTAAACTGGCGGGATATAGTCAGGTTGAGGAACTGGGCACGCTCGAAACGCCAATTGTCCTGACCAATACGCTATCGGTACCCACGGCTGCCGACGCCCTGATCGACTACACCCTGAGCCAGCCCGGCAATGAGCAGGTTCGGTCGGTAAATCCGGTGGTAGGCGAAACCAATGACGGGTTTCTGAACGACATCCGGGGGCGGCACGTAACCCGGCAGCATGTGCTGACGGCCATTCGGGATGCCAGAACGGGGGCCGTGGCCGAAGGTAACGTCGGGGCCGGTACGGGAACAGTTTGCTTTGGCTTCAAAGGCGGCATCGGAACTGCGTCGCGGAAGCTGCCTACTTCGTTGGGCAGTTATACGGTCGGTGCACTGGTACAAACTAACTTTGGCGGGGTCTTGCAAATTGCCGGTATGCCCGCAGGTGTTGAATTGGGAAAGTATTCGTTTAAAGAAAATCTGGACGGGTCGTGTATGATGGTTGTGCTGACCGATGCGCCGTTGGACGCCCGAAACCTGAAACGGCTGGCGAAACGGGCATTTATGGGGCTGGCTAAAACGGGCGGTATTGCTTCCAACGGTAGTGGGGACTACGTGATTGCCGTGTCGACGGCTTATCAGATTCCGCACGACAGCAAAACCCCGACAGACACACTGACGCTACTGCGCAACGACAACACATCGGCCCTGTTCATGGCGGCTATCGAAGCAACCGAAGAAGCCATTATCAATTCGCTCTTTGCGGCTAAAACTATGACGGGCGATCAGGGACACCGAATCGAGGAGCTGCCCGTGCAGCGCGT